A genomic segment from Clostridium pasteurianum BC1 encodes:
- a CDS encoding sensor histidine kinase — MIKLKKVKFKSLTMRIWVTFTAIILIIILSISIIYLVVFRSTNEKYNLQLLKASHDTFKENNFNQLKGFDDVRNLHGSSHFIVNINSSNIINIQDFNKRGGPPGQPNMGFPPNSGITQDALQKWMVGFIENNNISENEFKESYHGRKFLFIISSVNNIDGTNGKSYLISYMPAMEDNTLLYMVIGIGIMFIVFGFIAAKLVASHIAKPLKVLEDYTVRIAHKDWKEPIQIKNEDEIGRLANSMNLMRTELKRADEEEKMFLQSISHDLKTPVMVIMSHAEAIIDGIYIDSIEKTAGIIRDEAVNLEKKIKQLLYLNTLDYVLENNSQVSKINLRQLLLYIINRFEVVNSKIYWDLDMEDCFIMGNSDKIQVSVENILENSLRYAKEKISVILKEENSSVVLEMYNDGPNIEEKHINHIFDNHYKDKTGNFGLGLAISKKIIDFYNGEIEAVNRDRGVSFIIKAPIA; from the coding sequence ATGATAAAATTAAAAAAAGTAAAATTTAAATCTTTAACCATGAGGATATGGGTTACTTTTACCGCTATAATTTTAATAATAATATTAAGTATTTCAATTATTTACTTGGTGGTTTTTAGGAGTACTAATGAAAAATACAATCTTCAGTTATTGAAAGCTTCTCATGATACTTTTAAGGAAAATAATTTTAACCAGTTAAAAGGCTTCGATGATGTTAGAAATCTTCATGGAAGTAGTCATTTTATTGTAAATATAAATAGCAGCAATATAATCAATATACAGGATTTCAATAAGAGAGGAGGACCACCAGGTCAGCCCAATATGGGTTTTCCTCCAAATTCTGGTATTACACAGGATGCTTTACAAAAGTGGATGGTTGGTTTTATTGAGAATAACAATATCAGTGAGAATGAATTTAAGGAATCATATCATGGAAGAAAGTTTCTTTTCATAATCAGCTCTGTAAATAATATTGATGGAACTAATGGAAAATCCTATTTAATATCCTATATGCCGGCAATGGAGGATAATACATTATTGTATATGGTTATAGGCATTGGAATCATGTTTATAGTCTTTGGATTTATAGCAGCAAAATTAGTTGCAAGTCATATTGCAAAACCACTTAAGGTACTTGAGGATTATACCGTAAGAATAGCCCATAAAGATTGGAAAGAACCTATACAGATTAAAAATGAAGATGAAATTGGAAGACTTGCAAATTCAATGAATCTTATGAGAACAGAATTAAAACGTGCAGATGAAGAAGAAAAGATGTTTTTACAGAGTATTTCTCATGATTTAAAAACACCGGTTATGGTAATTATGAGCCATGCAGAGGCCATAATTGACGGTATATATATAGATTCTATAGAAAAAACTGCTGGTATAATAAGAGATGAAGCTGTAAATCTTGAAAAAAAGATTAAACAATTGTTATATTTAAATACTTTGGATTATGTTCTAGAAAATAATAGCCAGGTTAGCAAAATCAATTTACGTCAACTGCTTTTATATATAATAAATAGATTTGAAGTGGTCAATAGTAAAATTTATTGGGATCTGGATATGGAAGATTGCTTTATTATGGGAAATTCAGATAAAATTCAGGTATCTGTTGAAAATATACTTGAAAATTCTCTTAGATATGCAAAGGAAAAAATTTCAGTAATCTTAAAGGAAGAAAATTCTTCTGTAGTGTTAGAAATGTATAATGATGGTCCCAATATAGAGGAGAAGCATATAAATCATATTTTCGATAATCATTATAAGGATAAAACGGGAAACTTTGGTCTTGGTTTGGCTATATCCAAAAAAATTATAGATTTTTATAATGGAGAGATAGAGGCTGTAAATAGGGATAGAGGAGTAAGTTTTATAATTAAAGCACCTATAGCTTAA
- a CDS encoding HD domain-containing protein, producing the protein MDKVDRINLIFHNEVYKKYLEKNRNCEKDRYFCLHDLQHFLDVARIAYIISLERDINIKKDIIYAAALLHDIGRWQQYEHDIPHDEASSQLAVEILQTSDFTDGEIDLITGAIREHREKDKNSELGFLLYAGDKLSRKCYDCDAFKQCNWSEDKKNLDIIY; encoded by the coding sequence ATGGATAAAGTTGATAGGATTAATTTAATATTTCATAATGAAGTTTATAAAAAATATTTAGAGAAAAATAGGAACTGTGAAAAAGATAGATATTTTTGCCTTCATGATCTTCAGCATTTTTTAGATGTGGCTAGAATTGCTTATATAATATCTCTGGAAAGAGATATAAATATTAAAAAGGATATTATTTATGCCGCAGCTTTGCTTCATGATATTGGAAGGTGGCAGCAATATGAACATGATATTCCGCATGATGAGGCAAGCTCTCAATTAGCTGTAGAGATTTTACAGACATCTGATTTTACAGATGGGGAAATAGATTTAATAACAGGGGCTATAAGGGAGCACAGAGAAAAAGATAAAAATTCAGAACTTGGTTTTTTATTATATGCTGGTGATAAGCTTTCTAGAAAATGTTATGATTGTGATGCTTTCAAGCAGTGTAATTGGAGTGAAGATAAGAAAAATCTGGATATAATATATTAA
- a CDS encoding efflux RND transporter periplasmic adaptor subunit, whose translation MKSKLIKAIIACVVVAMLGTGGYFGYKNYFGKKTTTTSTRYYSASVTKMNLSKTVQGTGSVYSGSTKDVTPNNNGTLSGLTVKTGDTVKAGQTLFTASSSDLTKAVTTAQNNLTKAQLSLSTDESADKVDANKVAQDKISVSDAEDQLTTAQTALNSITVTAPIGGLVTAVNNVNGDTVQAGKSVLTIQNMSSLNINVSVDELDINKIALNQKATIKFDAISDKTYNGTVASIAQTGTTSNSVTTYNVVVTISNPDSNIKLGMNGTATIAVQSKENALVIPAEALVETNGQKYVRVADTSDLSSSSNNSGSSNSAATNGSEKSTSAQSGNNQGQSSSTGSQGSNSGNGNSSSFSNSGGKLVAIKTGLETENYIEVTEGVKEGDKILVQLPQSTTTNSNRNNGFGGMGQGMNGGMGGGPQGSGGSSQGRSSSGSSGKN comes from the coding sequence ATGAAAAGTAAGTTAATTAAAGCTATTATTGCATGTGTTGTAGTTGCTATGCTTGGCACAGGTGGATATTTTGGATATAAAAATTATTTCGGAAAGAAAACTACAACTACTTCTACAAGATACTATAGTGCTTCGGTTACCAAGATGAATTTAAGTAAAACAGTTCAGGGAACAGGTTCTGTTTACTCAGGTTCCACAAAAGATGTTACACCAAATAATAACGGAACCTTATCGGGGTTAACTGTAAAAACAGGGGATACCGTTAAAGCAGGTCAGACTTTATTTACGGCTAGCAGCAGTGACCTTACTAAAGCTGTGACTACAGCACAAAATAATTTGACAAAGGCTCAGCTTTCATTGTCAACAGATGAAAGTGCAGATAAAGTGGATGCAAATAAAGTAGCTCAGGATAAAATATCTGTAAGTGATGCTGAAGATCAATTAACTACGGCACAAACTGCCTTAAATAGTATAACAGTTACTGCACCTATAGGTGGACTTGTAACTGCAGTAAATAATGTAAATGGAGATACGGTACAAGCTGGAAAAAGTGTACTTACAATACAGAATATGAGTTCATTAAATATTAATGTATCTGTAGATGAGCTTGATATAAATAAGATAGCTCTAAATCAAAAAGCTACTATAAAATTTGATGCTATTTCCGATAAAACCTATAATGGCACAGTGGCATCAATAGCTCAAACGGGTACAACTTCAAACAGTGTAACTACCTATAATGTAGTGGTCACTATAAGTAATCCTGATTCAAATATAAAGCTTGGTATGAATGGTACTGCAACTATTGCTGTACAGAGTAAAGAAAATGCTTTAGTAATTCCGGCAGAGGCATTAGTTGAAACTAATGGTCAGAAGTATGTAAGAGTAGCAGATACCAGTGATTTATCAAGCAGTAGTAATAATAGTGGAAGTTCAAATTCAGCTGCCACAAATGGAAGTGAAAAGAGCACTAGTGCACAGAGTGGGAATAATCAGGGACAGAGCTCCAGCACTGGAAGTCAAGGTAGTAATAGCGGAAATGGAAATAGTTCATCTTTTTCAAATAGCGGTGGTAAATTAGTGGCTATAAAAACGGGATTAGAAACTGAAAATTATATAGAAGTAACAGAGGGAGTTAAAGAAGGAGATAAAATTTTAGTTCAGCTGCCACAATCAACTACTACTAATAGCAATAGAAATAACGGCTTTGGTGGTATGGGACAGGGAATGAATGGCGGTATGGGAGGCGGACCTCAAGGAAGCGGGGGAAGCTCTCAAGGCAGAAGCAGTAGTGGCAGCAGCGGAAAAAATTAA
- a CDS encoding YibE/F family protein, with protein sequence MYNHSKLSKIIISLISISAFFIFLYFFNVSHPIVFKPNGDTTNVNYEKAEVLDVQNNNLQKSITMKGLYFGSQEIKAKILTGKHKGDITNVSNYLSDTHNVFLKKGMKFIANINSVNKNTYNATVYSYYRAPIQYAFIFIFFLALGIIGGRKGVKSVLGLVFTFICIIFLFLPMIYSGYSPIYASILIVIITTCITLFLLDGWSNKAISAILGTISGVIIAAIIAVIFGALAHLSGINSNDVETLNMISTKSGMQVQGLLLASILIASLGAVLDLSMSIASAVQEIYSSNPKLSTKELFRSGMNVGKDMMGTMANTLILAFVGSSLNMIMVIYSYNVSFTQLMNMDMVSIEIIQGLTGSFAIIFTVPIIAFISSKIIPSSLLETKNATIQDKLNNGTAQADIKSLEN encoded by the coding sequence ATGTATAACCATTCAAAGCTTTCAAAAATTATAATTTCTTTAATATCTATAAGTGCTTTTTTTATATTTTTGTATTTTTTTAATGTTAGTCATCCAATAGTTTTTAAGCCAAATGGAGACACAACAAACGTAAATTACGAAAAGGCAGAAGTGCTGGATGTACAAAATAATAATCTACAAAAGAGTATAACTATGAAGGGATTATATTTTGGAAGCCAGGAAATAAAAGCAAAAATACTTACTGGAAAGCATAAGGGTGACATAACTAATGTATCAAATTATTTAAGTGATACTCATAATGTATTTTTAAAAAAAGGCATGAAGTTCATAGCAAATATCAACTCCGTTAATAAAAATACTTATAATGCTACAGTGTATAGCTATTATAGAGCTCCAATTCAATATGCCTTTATTTTTATTTTTTTCTTGGCATTAGGTATAATAGGTGGAAGAAAGGGAGTAAAATCTGTTCTGGGTCTTGTATTTACTTTCATATGCATTATATTTTTATTCCTTCCAATGATATATAGTGGATACTCCCCTATATATGCTTCAATTTTAATAGTAATTATCACCACTTGCATTACCTTATTTTTACTAGACGGTTGGAGCAATAAAGCTATTTCTGCTATATTAGGTACCATATCTGGGGTTATAATTGCTGCCATAATAGCAGTTATTTTTGGAGCCTTAGCACATTTAAGTGGAATAAACTCCAATGATGTGGAAACACTAAACATGATTTCCACTAAATCTGGTATGCAGGTACAGGGACTGCTTTTAGCAAGTATTCTCATTGCTTCCCTGGGAGCTGTTTTAGACCTGAGTATGTCTATTGCCTCTGCTGTTCAGGAAATATACTCATCAAACCCAAAACTTAGTACAAAGGAATTATTTCGTTCTGGTATGAATGTTGGTAAAGATATGATGGGAACTATGGCAAATACTCTTATTTTGGCCTTTGTAGGTTCTTCATTAAACATGATAATGGTTATATACTCTTATAATGTTTCCTTTACACAATTAATGAATATGGACATGGTAAGTATAGAAATTATCCAGGGTCTAACAGGCAGTTTTGCTATAATCTTTACAGTACCTATAATAGCCTTTATTTCCTCAAAAATAATTCCATCTTCATTGCTGGAAACTAAAAATGCAACTATTCAGGATAAGCTTAATAACGGCACGGCACAAGCTGATATAAAATCTCTTGAAAATTAA
- the folK gene encoding 2-amino-4-hydroxy-6-hydroxymethyldihydropteridine diphosphokinase, which translates to MDKIFIKDFEIFANHGVFNEEKNLGQKFILSIEFGMDLRKAGVTGDLKETVNYGELCLKIEKEFTKEKYDLIETAAEKIAEFILLEYERVKSVKLLLKKPWAPIGKHVEYAAVEIERAWHTVYVGMGSNMGDKEENLKAAIKLIEDSSKSKVTKISKFYITKPVGYLDQDDFLNCAIEVKTILSPEEFMTALLNFEKILKRERIIHWGPRTIDLDILLYDNLVTSEEDYIIPHPRMPERLFVIEPLCDIAPYLVHPILNKRIIDIKAELSKTRL; encoded by the coding sequence TTGGATAAAATATTTATAAAAGACTTTGAGATATTTGCAAATCATGGAGTATTTAACGAAGAAAAAAATCTAGGGCAAAAATTTATATTATCTATAGAATTTGGTATGGATTTGAGAAAAGCTGGGGTTACTGGTGATTTAAAGGAAACCGTAAATTATGGAGAGCTCTGCCTTAAAATAGAAAAAGAATTTACAAAGGAAAAATATGATTTAATTGAAACAGCAGCAGAAAAAATAGCTGAGTTTATTCTTTTGGAGTATGAAAGGGTAAAATCAGTAAAGCTATTATTGAAAAAGCCTTGGGCACCCATAGGTAAGCATGTTGAATATGCAGCAGTAGAAATAGAAAGGGCCTGGCATACAGTATACGTAGGTATGGGATCCAATATGGGTGATAAGGAAGAAAACCTTAAAGCTGCTATCAAATTAATAGAGGATAGTTCAAAAAGCAAAGTGACGAAAATTTCAAAGTTTTATATTACTAAACCTGTAGGATATTTAGATCAGGATGATTTTTTAAATTGTGCTATAGAAGTGAAAACTATCTTATCTCCAGAAGAGTTTATGACAGCTTTGCTTAATTTTGAAAAAATCTTAAAAAGAGAGAGGATAATACATTGGGGACCTAGAACCATAGATTTAGATATCCTCCTGTATGATAATTTAGTTACTTCAGAAGAGGATTACATAATACCACATCCGAGAATGCCAGAAAGGCTATTTGTCATAGAACCTTTATGTGATATAGCTCCATATTTAGTTCATCCTATTTTAAATAAAAGGATAATTGATATAAAGGCTGAACTTTCTAAAACAAGACTTTAA
- the folP gene encoding dihydropteroate synthase, with protein MKIGNKNFDIGKKTFVMGILNVTPDSFSDGGRFNHIENAVKHAKEMIEAGADIIDIGGESTRPNHIPVDEDEEITRVVSVIEVLSKEIEVPISIDTYKGRVAELAIKAGANLINDVWGFKKDPYMPEVAAKYQVPCCIMHNRENKVYGDFIRDVLKDLKESIDIALQAGVKSENIIIDPGIGFAKSYDQNLMLMNNLEKLKELNYPILLGTSRKSVIGTALNLPVEERVEGTVATSVIGIMKGCDFVRVHDVLENKRACVMADAIVRR; from the coding sequence ATGAAAATAGGAAATAAAAATTTTGACATAGGTAAAAAAACCTTTGTAATGGGAATTTTAAACGTAACACCTGATTCTTTCTCCGATGGAGGGAGATTTAATCATATAGAAAATGCTGTAAAACATGCAAAAGAAATGATTGAGGCTGGAGCTGATATAATTGATATAGGGGGAGAGTCCACAAGGCCAAATCATATTCCAGTAGATGAAGATGAAGAAATCACAAGAGTTGTTTCTGTAATAGAAGTACTATCAAAGGAAATAGAGGTTCCAATATCTATTGATACCTATAAGGGAAGAGTTGCAGAGCTTGCTATAAAGGCGGGGGCTAATCTTATAAATGATGTATGGGGATTTAAAAAAGATCCATATATGCCAGAGGTAGCTGCAAAATATCAGGTGCCTTGCTGCATTATGCATAATAGGGAAAACAAGGTGTATGGTGATTTTATAAGAGATGTATTGAAAGACCTAAAAGAATCTATAGATATAGCACTACAAGCTGGAGTAAAGAGTGAAAATATAATAATTGATCCGGGAATAGGCTTTGCAAAAAGCTATGATCAAAATCTTATGTTAATGAATAATTTAGAAAAATTAAAGGAGCTTAACTATCCTATATTACTTGGTACTTCAAGAAAATCTGTTATAGGGACTGCTCTTAATTTGCCAGTAGAAGAAAGAGTAGAGGGAACAGTTGCAACTTCTGTAATAGGGATAATGAAAGGCTGTGATTTTGTAAGGGTTCATGATGTTTTGGAAAACAAAAGAGCCTGTGTTATGGCGGATGCTATAGTTAGGAGATAG
- a CDS encoding ABC transporter ATP-binding protein, which translates to MTEVSNGKDIIKMINIEKIYKMGNSTFKALSDVNLTIAEGEYVAIVGPSGAGKSTLMNIIGCLDKPSRGEYVLDGINTNCNDNKLAEIRNKKIGFIFQNYNLLPKLNILENVELPLLYLGYPNNKSKEKVRGVIEKVGLSNHLKHKPSELSGGQMQRVAIARALVTDPQMILADEPTGALDSKTGKEVLKMLTDLNDEGNTIVMITHDMEIASHAKRIITVRDGKITSDNLNKREVGA; encoded by the coding sequence ATGACAGAGGTTTCAAATGGTAAGGATATAATTAAAATGATTAACATAGAGAAGATATATAAAATGGGAAACAGTACCTTTAAAGCCTTAAGTGATGTTAATTTAACTATTGCAGAAGGAGAATATGTCGCCATTGTCGGACCGTCAGGTGCTGGAAAATCTACTCTGATGAATATTATAGGATGCCTTGATAAACCCAGCAGAGGAGAATATGTTTTAGATGGTATAAATACTAATTGTAATGATAATAAATTAGCTGAAATAAGAAATAAAAAGATAGGATTTATATTTCAGAACTATAACTTATTACCTAAATTAAATATATTGGAGAATGTGGAACTGCCATTATTATACTTAGGATACCCAAATAATAAGTCAAAGGAAAAGGTAAGAGGTGTAATTGAAAAGGTTGGATTGTCCAATCATTTAAAACATAAACCTTCGGAGTTGTCTGGAGGGCAAATGCAAAGAGTTGCCATAGCTAGGGCATTAGTAACGGATCCTCAGATGATTCTTGCAGATGAGCCTACAGGTGCACTTGATAGTAAAACGGGAAAAGAAGTTCTAAAAATGCTAACGGATTTAAATGATGAAGGTAATACTATTGTAATGATTACTCATGATATGGAGATAGCTTCTCATGCCAAGAGAATCATCACAGTACGGGATGGGAAAATAACTTCAGATAATTTGAATAAGAGGGAGGTAGGAGCATGA
- the folE gene encoding GTP cyclohydrolase I FolE has protein sequence MMDKDRIEKAVREILIGIGEDPDREGLIETPKRVAEMYEEIFAGLHKNPLDDVKKFHEEHDNGMIIVKDIPVYSMCEHHLLPFIGVAHVVYIPGGNEVLGLSKLARIVDTVAKKPQLQERLCNEIADVILEAVNSKGIAVVIEAEHLCMTMRGIRKPGSKTVTSALRGLMKTDSQIRMEAISLINGRGL, from the coding sequence ATGATGGATAAAGATAGAATTGAGAAGGCTGTAAGAGAAATTTTAATAGGAATAGGTGAAGACCCTGATAGAGAGGGACTTATTGAAACTCCAAAAAGGGTAGCGGAAATGTATGAAGAAATATTTGCAGGACTTCATAAAAATCCATTGGATGATGTTAAAAAATTTCATGAAGAGCACGACAATGGTATGATAATAGTTAAGGACATACCAGTATATTCTATGTGTGAACATCATTTATTACCTTTTATAGGAGTAGCACATGTTGTATATATACCTGGTGGAAATGAGGTTTTAGGATTAAGTAAATTGGCTAGAATTGTAGATACTGTGGCCAAAAAACCTCAACTTCAGGAAAGATTATGCAATGAAATTGCAGATGTTATTTTGGAGGCTGTAAATTCCAAAGGCATTGCAGTGGTGATTGAAGCGGAGCATTTATGTATGACTATGCGCGGAATTAGAAAACCAGGTTCAAAAACTGTTACCTCAGCTTTAAGAGGCTTAATGAAAACTGATTCTCAAATTAGAATGGAAGCAATTTCGCTTATTAATGGGAGAGGCTTATAA
- a CDS encoding response regulator transcription factor, producing MPKRIYLVEDEMSLNILLEKYLQREGYEVTTFSNGESALEKIKDMPDLWILDIMLPDIDGYDIIKAVKQNNKNTPVIFMSARNEELDRVVGLELGSDDYLSKPFLPRELVIRTNKLLERIYGEEIKNKEESSLNINGYKISKSQRTVFFEDNEIQLTNKEFELLNYLIDNKNNLLAREQILISVWGNDYFGSDRVVDDTIRRLRKKVSELTIETVYGYGYKMVIR from the coding sequence GAGTTTAAATATTTTATTAGAAAAATACCTTCAAAGGGAGGGCTATGAAGTAACTACTTTTTCAAATGGGGAGTCTGCTCTTGAGAAAATAAAAGATATGCCTGATCTTTGGATTCTTGATATAATGCTGCCAGACATTGATGGGTACGATATAATTAAAGCTGTTAAGCAAAATAATAAAAATACACCTGTAATATTTATGTCAGCCAGGAATGAAGAACTTGATAGGGTAGTGGGATTGGAACTGGGAAGTGACGATTATTTATCAAAACCATTTCTCCCAAGAGAACTTGTTATCAGAACTAATAAGCTTTTAGAGAGAATTTATGGAGAGGAGATAAAGAATAAAGAAGAATCTTCATTGAATATTAATGGATATAAAATAAGTAAAAGTCAAAGGACAGTATTTTTTGAGGATAATGAAATTCAGCTTACAAATAAAGAATTTGAACTATTGAATTATCTTATAGATAATAAAAATAATTTATTAGCACGAGAACAAATTTTAATTAGTGTTTGGGGTAATGATTATTTTGGATCTGATAGAGTGGTAGATGACACTATCAGAAGACTGCGCAAAAAAGTAAGTGAACTTACGATTGAAACTGTATATGGATATGGATATAAGATGGTGATAAGATGA
- a CDS encoding purple acid phosphatase family protein, whose protein sequence is MIGHKKLAALVVMLTVTLSGSLVTSGIAATNSTGNNTLTAEAVDSTSNFTDISLSVGSNPTDLNLTWYSLNSKGTATVQVALKSDYNGTSFPADKARVFTGTTSLGNNGFTSYKVNTNGFAESTQYVYRLGDGTNWSPVYNYNTYQTSQYSFFYMGDPQIGAGGDIAKDTAGWVDTMNKATKQFPSTNFMVSIGDQINNGGELNGQSNELEYSGYFAPDQLKNIPIAAIAGNHETYGAGHTTHFDAPNMSTQYGNFASQPTSGADYYFTYGNTLFMALNSNDMNEAEHEQFMKDAIAKNPNATWKIVLMHHSIYSSANHETDADIIQRRGDLPPIIDSLGIDVVLDGHDHEYTRTYQMKGGQAQKVNVDAEGRVIDPAGTLYMTANSASGSKYYKLQDPNNNYYEAKKEQLNTPTFSRVSVTSDSFTITTYRADNMTITDNYTIVKSTAPQQAAVNVNDQINNLPNADSISLNDADKVQAARNAYNALDASQQKFTTNLDKLTADESKIAQLQAAAKQQADKQAADAVIAAINAIPDNIVLDANKKVSDADAAYNALTPAQKALVTNYSKLDSAKKDVAKLQQSTSNGSAAGNNSDSNSSATSNGTSTSTTPTTTSVATTLPKTGQFVDQNVLIALGVLLIAMGSAVMVIYKKKINLKDTCSRLFNSFRHLRA, encoded by the coding sequence ATGATAGGTCATAAGAAATTAGCCGCATTAGTTGTAATGCTTACGGTAACACTTTCTGGTTCTTTAGTAACAAGTGGAATTGCAGCTACCAATTCAACAGGAAATAATACATTAACAGCTGAAGCTGTTGACAGCACAAGTAATTTTACTGATATATCACTTTCAGTAGGTTCAAATCCTACAGACTTAAATTTAACATGGTATTCACTAAATAGCAAAGGTACTGCAACAGTTCAGGTTGCATTAAAATCTGATTATAATGGTACAAGCTTTCCGGCTGATAAAGCACGTGTATTCACAGGAACTACTTCATTAGGAAATAACGGTTTTACTTCCTATAAGGTAAATACTAATGGTTTTGCTGAATCCACTCAATACGTATATCGTTTAGGTGATGGAACAAATTGGAGTCCAGTGTATAATTACAATACTTATCAAACCAGTCAATATAGCTTCTTCTATATGGGTGATCCACAGATTGGTGCAGGCGGCGATATAGCCAAAGATACTGCTGGTTGGGTAGATACTATGAATAAAGCTACTAAGCAATTCCCTAGCACTAATTTTATGGTTTCAATTGGTGACCAGATAAACAATGGTGGAGAACTTAATGGACAAAGCAACGAATTAGAGTACAGTGGATATTTTGCACCAGACCAGCTTAAGAATATCCCTATTGCAGCAATTGCCGGAAATCATGAAACCTATGGAGCAGGCCATACAACTCATTTTGATGCTCCAAATATGTCAACACAATATGGTAATTTTGCATCACAGCCTACTTCAGGAGCAGATTATTATTTCACTTATGGTAACACATTGTTTATGGCTTTAAATAGTAATGATATGAATGAAGCTGAACATGAGCAATTTATGAAAGATGCCATTGCTAAAAATCCAAATGCAACTTGGAAAATAGTACTTATGCATCATTCAATTTATAGTTCTGCAAATCATGAAACAGATGCTGATATCATACAAAGAAGAGGAGATTTACCACCAATTATTGATTCACTTGGCATAGATGTAGTCTTAGATGGGCATGATCACGAATATACAAGAACTTATCAAATGAAAGGTGGACAGGCTCAGAAAGTTAATGTAGATGCGGAGGGAAGAGTTATAGATCCAGCAGGTACTCTTTATATGACAGCTAACTCTGCCAGCGGAAGCAAGTACTATAAATTACAGGATCCAAATAATAATTACTATGAAGCTAAAAAAGAACAGCTTAATACTCCAACCTTCTCACGTGTTTCTGTAACAAGTGACAGCTTTACAATTACAACTTATAGAGCTGATAATATGACAATAACAGATAATTACACAATTGTTAAATCAACAGCACCTCAGCAGGCAGCTGTAAATGTTAATGATCAAATAAACAACTTACCAAATGCAGATTCTATTTCATTGAACGATGCAGATAAAGTTCAAGCAGCTCGTAATGCTTACAATGCATTAGATGCTAGTCAGCAGAAATTTACAACTAATTTAGATAAATTAACTGCTGATGAAAGCAAAATTGCTCAGCTTCAGGCAGCAGCAAAACAACAGGCTGATAAGCAAGCAGCAGATGCTGTTATTGCAGCGATAAATGCAATCCCTGATAATATAGTTTTAGATGCAAATAAAAAAGTTTCAGATGCAGATGCTGCATACAATGCACTTACACCTGCACAAAAAGCTTTAGTAACAAATTATAGTAAATTAGACTCAGCTAAAAAGGATGTTGCAAAACTTCAACAATCAACTTCAAATGGATCAGCAGCAGGTAATAATTCAGACTCAAATTCTTCAGCAACATCTAATGGAACTTCAACAAGTACTACACCAACAACTACCTCAGTAGCAACTACTCTTCCAAAGACTGGACAGTTTGTAGATCAAAATGTTCTTATTGCATTGGGAGTATTATTAATTGCTATGGGATCAGCTGTTATGGTAATTTATAAAAAGAAGATAAATTTAAAAGATACCTGTTCAAGATTATTTAATTCTTTTAGACATTTAAGAGCTTAG